The segment atgcatacaaaactgctgtaggctatatgttatccgtatcatttgttaaaataaatgttaaatagctctacattccgacagccatcactgatttagagtttatccattacgcacaaaacatctctggtttcccgttcccacttcattcaaaaccccacaaatgaatcttctgtttgtttggtgaccgctgtattttttttgtgtgtgcttatgcatttctttgcctccagtttcatatcaaaccatttatgcttcacctctgacatggttctttgtaccacggacggagacaacattaacagcatctgttacctccttCCAGGCCTTtgctttgcctgtccctgtcacaccaccactaactgaagaaaataaaatgttatttcttaagtccacttttctttctctctctttctttctttgcgccatgactgaccggtcgactggatgcacctacacctccttatatggtggtcattggctattcatgggcggggatttatgctaattgctgattaccgggaacgtgctgtcactttacgatggattggcattcatgatcatacacacgtttacgatcaaatctgagtttcccgcggtgttcctgaatccggagtaggtttttagtagagtaggcttttatgtgcaaatctacacacagatttactaacttttcatgaatgagacccaatatgtgtattttcacatttttgtcttGATAAGTGAATTTTTTACAatgactggcttagtcaataTTGTGAAGCCGCTGTTGAtttgctacttgccaattagctcagagcaaTAGAGGCTGCTCTTTGGTTCTAGAGGTTGCAAGTTCGAgcctcaactggtgcagaatccacattgtaatgtGAACATCTTAATCATCTTCCTGTGCTCCAGTTTATTGCTTAGAATTGCCTGAGCCTGACTCATCGATATTCAGCATCTACAAGTCTTCTTCctgctagaaaatctgccttctcatgcttgaaaataaaccaaactttgcacaaagatccggtgtcaatacttcagtgtgaaaccatctggggcttctcactttgcacgtagctcaactagttaaacatcagtttttcacttatgaagcaaatcattcattgttaaaataaattaccaacatctccatgctgtctagacgcaatatgtgtattttcagatttttgtttcgataactgaattttttacagtggtttgaaatatgcttttccatgcatggatggctgctaaacctgcacgtctggcttagtcaatttgtgaagctacacatgtcTCTCACATAGTCTCataggttgtgagttcaagcctcagctgatgcaaaaggcagattgtgttgctaaattcctaaatgtcttccaattcttctgctcagaattgcctaaaaatgcccggacccgacccatcgctgcgcagcagctataatttaatTTCTTATTCCGttcatttctcttttcttttgacatGTTCAGTGGTATTTTTTCAGGGCAATAGTAAAGAATAATACCGCAAAATAAAAGAGGACAAGAGAGGGCAGTCTGAGTGTAATCCGTAACTGAGGAATCGTAAGAAAAGTGAGATGGAGACAAGTAAAAGCTTGTGTTATCAAAGCTGGGAAAAATAAGTGCTTCAAAATGCTGTGCAAAGTGGCTTAAACACTTAAACTGTAGTGGgaacagagaggagaaggagtAATGGACAGAGCAGCAGACTGAGAGATGAGTTAAGAGTGTTATTCATAATTCAAGTTTCCACGCATGGAGGgaatgacacagagagaaaaagagaagtcTATTAAAAGATAAGGACGAGTCTATAATTTAGGGGGAAATGAGCTGTCCAGAGTTGGCAgttcaaacattaaaaaaacaaaaaagtatgGCAGTCATTGAAAGATATTGACATGCTAAGAATATAAGCAGTGATGATGGTATCAAGAGATGTCACGGATAATTGATTAGGATAATATATAATTTCCTGTGTAGAAAAATACTAATGTAGGACTTCTGATAACCTGCTGACAGCCCCACTTGTCCTTGAGTATGGGTTTTTGTGAAGGAATGTGTAATTCTGTTGAATGCCACAGCCTCCTGCATTCCTATCCAATAATGTTCAGTCATGACATGATGAAAGCGTCTCACAAGTGAACAAGCTTCCAAAGCTGACTATCCAGGAGCGAAGGTGTCAAGGCTGTGTCTTTTATTCATAATGACAGGGTGGCACAATTGGATATCCTGTCTGTTGTTGCAGTTGTTACTTTTGTAGCATCAATTGCCTCAAACTGTCAACTACAATCCATAATTTACAGTACACTGCTTAACATCACGGatattagttttgttttttccttcaataaacaaagaaaaagaggaggagacagagaaaaacgtGTACTAAGTTTCAGGCAGTCAGCATTTCAAGGATTAAGATGCATCCAATttccacattttgacaaaacaaatgaaaaatgaaagagacaAATATAATGGAGTGGTGATCCATCATGCAGTCTCTTTCTCCGTCTCTGCATTTGGTTCCTTAATCACGTCTGAGTGGTCAACAGACGGAGTGTCTACATGATAAAGCTGTTTGATCTCCTGAGACAGCCCTGTTCTACTTTTGTGTCAATTTCTACACTTACAATGCGCTTCCACAAGTGGCAGAAATATGCAACTGAGAATGAGAGTCAGACTGTTGTTTGATATGTTGTGGAAGCTGGTAGCAGAATAGGTTGATTGCATTTCTTTGGTCCTCTGACAAACAGTGCTGGACAGACGCTCgagcaaaatcaaacacaagggtgaattcacaaagaatggattGCAGCCACTGAGAGCACCATGAATTGCGAATCACTTGCAACTACTATCTCCTGCTTCTCAAGGTCTGTTTCATAATGTTGCGTTAATGATATTGAAGCTCAAACAAGTCCACAAAGTTTTGCAGGGTGTAATTGGCCCTGTTTTAAATCTGAATGCAATTATACTTATGGCACAATATTAATGTTGCCTTTGCACCAAGGACACAGTAGGCAGAACGATGTCAGAAAgaaaaatggtaaatggacatGCCATTTCcaagtcttccaaccactcaaagtgcttttacactgcatgacacactcATCCATTCACCAGTgatgtcagtttcagttcattttgcTTTCGATAGCCTGACATTCATTAACCAGTAACTAACTAGTTAAATtttaagacaaataaataaataaaaataataataaataaataaataattataaattattaatttatttaattaattataaataaataattgccCTGCGcttgtatgcctccacacaccagtcaagtttctcttgcagtttacatccatgtcagtgagaacattgatgcttcacacacattgtgCCCGTAACAGCACAGACAATTTATAcgatcagcacagtttcaagattagtgtcaccaattcagtatctgaccaaatatttccccttctgtccctgagatatgacattgactaatggcaagaaaagtgttttatgcagaacatgatgatgtcacgcggcacggtggtgtggtggttagcactgtcgcctcacagcaagagggttgccggttcgatcccgggtgtgggagcccttctgtgcggagtttgcatgttctccccgtgtcagcgtgggttctctccgggcactccggcttcctcccacagtccaaagacatgcagtttggggactaggttaattgataactctaaattgtccgtaggtgtgagtgtgagcgtgaatggttgtttgtctctatgtgtcagccctgcgatagtctggcgacctgtccagggtgtaccctgcctctcgcccgatgccagctgggataggctccagcccccccgcgaccctcaagaggatgatgcggttagaagatgaatgaatgatgatgtcacagtgaagctgaccttttgaatataaaatgtcatcacctcattattttatcctattagacatttgtattATGTTTTGTTATAACAGGCATAAGAATTCTTGATTCATAGCATAAAAACATCtattgtgaggtcacagtgaccttggcctttgaccatcaaattctaatcagtttattattCAGTCCAagaggatgtttgtgtcaaatttgaagaaattccctaaaaGTGTTCTTGAAATAACGTTCACAAAAATGGGACAGACGTACAtatggacggacaacccaaaaacataatgcctctggcaaCGGCTATCGCCGGAGCAGCCATGTTGACTTTTCGTCTTGCAGGCGTGTGTACGGCTGTGTCACACAGCACACTACCTGGGTCAGTTGGGAGCTAACGTTACCTAGTGAGCCACTCAATCAGTGATTACTGCTAGTGATGCTGTCCCAGTGAAGGCATGGTGTTACATGGCTGCAGTACCTAGTGGCCACCCACCGATCTTCCAGTTGCCACTGTGAGTAagcggcttcattttgagccgcaaaaccCCTTAAGcactgttaactatgttagcacctcTAGCTGTGCTGACACTTCTAATGTGACTAACAGAGTTAACAGTAGTTATCAATGCGTAAGGGTGTTTACAGCTTAAAATTGAGCTGCTTATTCACTGGGGCAACCTGGGGAGATTCCAGAGGAGAGGGCCCAATGTTTCCATTGCAACACTGTTGGGTCAGGATGGCATTACAAGCCCCTAATGGCCAAATGAGTGGCGCTGCTAGCTAATGTCAGCTCCCATCAGACCACCAGTGGTGTGTAGTGCAATAAACTGAAGAGTAGAAAAATTAACATATAGATCACCATGCATAACCAGTCAAAATATCCTCTGCGGTTGACTGATTAACTGTTAATCATTGACATCCCTATcattttcacacacattcatacactggtggctgaggcaaTAATACAAGATTCCGCCTGCTTTCACATTCATTCACAGACTAATGGAACAGCTATCAGGAGCAACTTTAAGTTCAGTATCtcgctcaaggatacttcagcatgtggactggaggagccagggatcgaactgctgatcttccaattagtgacCTGCTCTAATTCCTGAGCCACAGGTGCCCAAGAAAAGTAAAATTTCCAAACGGCAAACTACAGGTGCTGACCAATGAGGTGCAGAGGAATTCAAACTTTAGGCAAGGAATTTAAAAAGCACCTACTAGGAATGACCCTGTCAATGTCTAAGCAAGGCCTCACTTAATGTATATGGAATTACTGACTTGTGATGTTAAAATCATATAGATGATGTTTGCATTGATTCAAATAAATCCCTGTATTAAGCTGTTCTCCCCAGCTCAGCTGTTTGCTTAGATTTACTCCTGAGCCCCCTCTGCTTCTGTGCACCACTTCAGTATGCAAGAATACATCATCCTCAATCCTGTGCTCAGAGAAACCTGCAAATCCTGCCTGAAAGGGCACAATCACTTAATGTCACTCTATGAGCTACTTTAGAACACTGCACATATTTATCATCTGGCCAAACATAATTAGATTTTGCTGCACTAATGCTTGATTTGAAgacaagctgtttttttttttttacatttttgattcAATATTGTAACTTATAACTTATTTTAGTGTATGACTTAAATATAATAGTGCTCAGGAAttaatttttcaattttcaattttatttataaagcccaatatcacaaatcacaatttgcctcacagggctttacagcatacgacatccctctgtccttatgaccctcgcagcggataaggaaaaactccccaaaaaaaaccctttaacagggaaaaaaaatggttgaAACAATTACTTGAATATAAGCAGACGCAGAAGgctattttttttgtattctccTTGAAGTGAGCCACTGAAAATGATACCATTTATTCCCCTGTCTGAAGACAGTGGGACATTTCTAGGACCTCTCTCAGTCATTTGGGTGCTCATTCCATGTTTCATACATCAGTATCACAGTGCTCCATCCTGTTTAGGTCAATATCATCACAGCTGCATGGGGCATCCTCTTCAGCTCTCACAAAGACACCAGTCTGAGGCAGAGACATCCTTTTGGAAATTCTTGCACTGGTCTTTTAGTTAGAAATCAACAGCTCTATTACCTACCTTCAAACTCTCAGTCTTTGTCTTGCTGAGAGTTACAAGTATTTCAACTTCTGCACCATCTGTTGTCACTCCTAGATCACCTAAATCTAAACATTTGTCTTGGCAGGCTATATTTTGCTCTCTTCAAACTTTCTTTACAGAAAAAAGACAGGAATTCATTGGTGGAGGAAAGAGAAGTGCATTTGATCAGTCTCACACTCAAGTATTGCTTCAACAAGACTCTCCAGCTGATCCAGGATGCGGCTGCATGTGTACTGATGGGAACTAAGAAAAGAGATTACATTTCTCTTGTTTTAGcttctgcactggctccctgtaaaatccagaatttaatttaaaatcccTCTCTTCATATACAAAGCTCTGAATGGTCAGGCTCTGTCATATCTTAGAAAACTCATAGTACCCTTCTATCCTaccagaacactgcactctgaAATGCAGCATTACTTGTGGTTCCTCATGTCTCCAAAAAATAGAAtgggagccagagccttcagctctcaagctcctcttctgtggaaccaTCTTCAGTcggggaggcagacaccgtctccacatttaagagtacaaTTAAAACTTtactctttgataaagcttgtagttagggctgactcaggcttgccttggaccagcccctagtcaGGCTGatataggcctagtctgccgggggaccccTTATGATACACTgagctcctctctccttctctctctctcccccttgaTTTGCTAACATTCAAGTCCTAttctgcatgtcactaactcggcttcagCCTATGTGCtgcactgtctcgcaggttcccTCGAATTGCGGTTACACCTGGATCATGTGTCgtggctgtgctgctgctgtggtcctgtcTGATGCCTATTACTActgctattattattagtcatactcctactattattatacacatattaCTATACATATATCACAtgcatatactatcatatattaatacatacttagAACATATATGCTACcaaaatactattattattatattatcactaaaattaatgttattgtagctacTGCCATTACTGTTGTACTTCAGCAACTCAACAGGGTGAAGCTGACACATggtaacattaacattagcacTTAATGTAAATCAATGTGTTTGCTTACTAAGATAAGgcttgcaaagaatgcatgttaATTATGCTGATTTTCAACAAGCTCTGTGTCATTTTACAGAGTGGATGGTAACATACAATTGAATGCTTAGCGTTCCTCtgggctgctgctgcctgtAACCCCCTGCACGTCCGCTGGCAAAAGTCTGCCGAATGAAATCAAACCTGGCTATCCCGCCAGCAGTCGAGCGGGGAGCTTCCCTGCTTCCCAGCACGGAGGgcagccaaacactgttcttgTGCTCAAACTGCCCATATTGTAGTGATAaacagctggttgaaaattaaAGTTCCCTTTAACTGATTTGACCTTTTATTAAGaattcaaaaacacaacaactcaaAAGGAGTATCATGGCAGAAGAATCCCAGCGGACTGCACTTAAAAGCATTTACTAAAGTCACACTTTCCAAGTGGTCGTTGAATATGGTGGCTGTTAGGCTTTTACAAATTGACTGCAGCATTTTactttatgtgtttattttcttgaaaacacacacatacacacacacacatacacacacacacacacacacacacacggttgtATACACAGTTTTGCTGGGCTTTTTTAAATTCTCTTTCTAAATAGCTTATTTTATCtgcatttttattgtattaGTTAGGGAATTTTAGCAAATTGCATAGActatctgtgaaaaaaatgcttACCACTAGCTTTCTTCACTAATATGTTCATCTAGGTGTCTACTAATACCTATCAATTTATCTATCTAAACCTATCTAGGTTTTTGGGGGGTGCTGAATTGATTTCAGCCATTATTTATCAGAAATAATCACTCCCTGATCACATAAAAGGTATTTTATTAACATAATTAAACAGAACTGAACTCAATGGAAACGGTGTTTTATCAGTTTTCTAGTCAACCTTATTTATCAAACTCCCCAGTGTCTCCCTCACTCATCTTGTCATCTGCCTGGTTAATGTTCTGGCAAGAGTTGCCATGACAGTTGCCGCAAGCTGAGATACACCTGACTCCTTGCTTTTTAAAGCAGCACCTGAGTGTGCTACAGTCACCTGCACAGTTGCAGCTGACAAACGCCAGGAGGTAGTCTGGTGCAATGGGGTTTGTTGAAGGAACCGGTGCATATCCTTGCTCAGTGAGTTGCCATCCATAGTCCAAGGCATCCAACGATGCAGCATGAGCCAGTCCCTAGTCTGGAGGTAAGCCCGGAGAGAGTGTTGTTCTGCAGCTCCTGTTGTTGGGGAGAGTTTCTCAGGTTTGATGCTCCCAGCAGCAGCTCGCTTCTAAAGATGTCAAATCGCAAGTCTTCCAAGTCTTTAGGTGGTTTGCCATGGAACATGAGCATGAAGAGGgggttgcagccatttttaactctagtctgttaatcagccctaaacctaaactagattataattcatttgaaagcctcgttcttagtcttttacatccgacctggaaaacctcgcagccacttttatttgttatagtgtaccgtgctcctggcccgtattctgaatttgtatctgaattctcaaagtttttatccagtttagttcttaaatcagataaagttattattgtaggcgattttaacattcatgtcgacgttgataatgactccctggctaccgcgtttatctcattattagactccactggcgtcagtcagggtgtacatgaacccactcactgttttaaccataccctcgatctagttctgacgtatggaattgaaattgataacctaacagtctttccacagaatccctcgctatcggatcattatctgattacttttgatttctttttactcgattacacgccactcagcaacagttactatactagatgtttatcagatagtgctgtcgaaaaaatttaaggaaatgattactccgttgttaaattcaataccaagtccttcagtaacagaggtttcccgtgcCGACTTTAACttctcccgaattgatcatcttgtcgatagcgccgtaggctcactgtgaacaacactcgactctgtagctcctcttaaaaagaagttaacaaagcaaagaaatttcgctccttggtataactctcaaacccgtaagttcaaacaaatatcgcgaaaatttgaaaggaattggcaattaaccaaactggaagaatctcgtttaatctggacagTCTCAAAgtgtataagaggggcctccgcaatgccagagcaaaccattactcagcattaatagaagaaaacaagaataaccccaggtttcttttcggcactgtagccaggctgactgagagtcaaagctctattgagccttgtattcctttagcccttagcagtaatgattttatgagcttttttacgGACAAAATtataactattagaggcaaaattcgtgacctcctgtcctcagatagtacctatctaacctcaaacacagctgtaagacctaatatatatttagattgcatctccccaatttctcttcaagaattgatcacagtgatttcttcatctaaatcatcaacgtgtctcttagaccccatcccaactaggctacttaaggaggtctttcctttagttaacactcatatattagatatgatcaatatatccttattaacaggctatgtaccacagtcttttaaggtagctgtaattaaacctctcctaaaaaagcccaccctggatccagaggtgttagNNNNNNNNNNNNNNNNNNNNNNNNNNNNNNNNNNNNNNNNNNNNNNNNNNNNNNNNNNNNNNNNNNNNNNNNNNNNNNNNNNNNNNNNNNNNNNNNNNNNNNNNNNNNNNNNNNNNNNNNNNNNNNNNNNNNNNNNNNNNNNNNNNNNNNNNNNNNNNNNNNNNNNNNNNNNNNNNNNNNNNNNNNNNNNNNNNNNNNNNNNNNNNNNNNNNNNNNNNNNNNNNNNNNNNNNNNNNNNNNNNNNNNNNNNNNNNNNNNNNNNNNNNNNNNNNNNNNNNNNNNNNNNNNNNNNNNNNNNNNNNNNNNNNNNNNNNNNNNNNNNNNNNNNNNNNNNNNNNNNNNNNNNNNNNNNNNNNNNNNNNNNNNNNNNNNNNNNNNNNNNNNNNNNNNNNNNNNNNNNNNNNNNNNNNNNNNNNNNNNNNNNNNNNNNNNNNNNNNNNNNNNNNNNNNNNNNNNNNNNNNNNNNNNNNNNNNNNNNNNattggtccacgcttttgttacctcaaggctggattactgtaactctctattatctggtagctctagtaagtccttaaaaactctccagctaattcagaatgcagcagcacgtgtactaacaggaactaagaaacgtgatcatatttctcctggtttagcttctctgcactggctccctgtaaaatccagaattgaatttaaaatcaatGGTATGGGTACGGGTGTGGGTGGTACGGTATGGGCAGCGCCATGTAAAGACGTTGTTTTGTTGGGCTCCTCATGGGACTACCAAGTTCAtattatttctctttttaaacCACTCTCTACGACCCTGCGCACGTCTACAAACTAGTTAGGTCGACAAGTGTCTCAACTGGCACGTCTACAAACTAGTTAGGTCGACAAGTGTCTCAACTgccaaatgccaaaaaatcgccAAGGGAACAAGTCGGAGTCGGAGgctaatgctaacgttagcgcTAGCGCAGCAGATGATGCTAACGACGATAATCAACAGACAGTGCTGCTGGCCATCGAGTCTTTAAAGCAAGATTTGATGGCGAAAATGGAAGAAAAGGCGACAGCCCAGTCGGCAGAACTCCGGAGCCAGATTGGCCAGATTCAGACCGAACTACGATGTGCGGTGGAACAAGTTGATAAACGAATGGAGGCGGCCGAGGGCCGAGTGTCTGAGCTGGAGGCTGAGGTTAGCGGTCGCTCGGACTCATTTGCCTCTATGGAAGCAGATGTCAGCGTTATGAAAAAAGAACTGGCAACACTGAGAGACCGCTGTGAAGATTTGGAGGCAAGATTGCGGCGTTGCAATATACGCATAATGGGAGTGAAGGAAGGACGTGAGCATGGGAAACATCCGTCTCAGTTTGTGACTAACCTGCTTAAAGAAGCTCTGAATCTCGAGAAGCCTCCGACCATAGACCGGGCACATCGCACCCTCCGCAGTAAGCCGACGCAAGACAACCTCCCACCTCGGGTGTTCGTGGTGAAGTGCCATTACTTCTCCGAAAAAGAGTCGCTTCTGAAGAAAGCCATGGAGATGAAGTCGGTGACTACTGCAGACGGCGATCATATCCGAATCCTGCCGGATTTCATCCAGACCATGAGTAAACAGCGGGCAGCCTTTACCGAGGTGAGAGGGCTGCTTCGGGGCTGTGAGGGGGTCCGCTACGGCCTGTGATACCCCGCGACACTAAGAATAACCACAGCGGATGGACAAGAGGCAAGTTTCAAGGATCTGAAGCTGGCTAAggagtttgttttaaagagggTGATGCACAAGGCTTCATAATGTTCGTGTTTCGGTGAGTGGCCACTGACTAAAGTACCAGTTTATTAAGCTGGGAGATGAAGGTGAGACACATCACGGACAGTTTCCTTTTCCTTTGGAGAATTCGGGAGTGTCTTTCCCTGCTTGGTCTTGGTGTCCCTGCTGTCAATATTTGGGTAGGTACAGTCTAGTGGAGGAGAGCTAAGGCTTCTATTTTGTTATGTTATTTCACGTTCAGGACCGCTTAACTTCACTACTTGAAAGACTCTGATTTCCTTGCCGGCTACATACACTCAAAGAAGAGTGAAATTATGGACGCAAGTTTGAATCTCTTATTATGGGGATCGAATTATGTgggtcatttatttttatttcatgataCTTTGTGtttaagactgtttaacttaCAACATTATCAGTATATTCAGCTTTAATAGATACATTGTAAGAGTTAAGAAATTCATTGAGTTCTACATTTGTTCCTGTGTGGAGCTCACATGGTAAGCAGTTTAGGAGAAGAGGTTGACTGGAAGAGCAAGCAGTCTCCATGCGAGAGACAAGCGATGctgtgttcatgtttttgtttgaaatgttcAGGATTGTTAGAGTTACATGTTGCTTAATGTTTTTTGAAGGTGTGTTTAGGTGCTTCCCCCCCAATTGGGATAATGTTGATTTCTTCAGGAATCTTTTTTCACTCTTACCGGGTCTGGATTCACATGATTTAATACTGGGGGGAGATTTTAACTGTGTCCTGGATCCGAAGCAGGACCGCTCCAGTACAAAGGTCACTTCACTTAGCAAATCGGCGAGATGCATCAATACTTTTCTCCAAGCCTATGGAGTCATTGACCCCTGGAGATTTAAGTATCCAACATCTAAagagttttctttcttctccccAGTACATCAAACCTACTCTagaattgattattttttaatagaCCAAAAATTACTACCCATGATTACTCAAGTAGAATATGACAGTATAGTCATCTCGGACCATTGCCCAGTACTTCTGAAGCTTTGGTTTCCAGAAAACATACTTCCTAAATGTACTTGGCGCCTTAACTCAAGATTACTTGCTGATAAAAAATTTGTTGATTTCATAAACGCACAAATAGACTTATTCTTAGAAACTAATAAGTCTCCTGAGATACGCTATTGCACGTTATGGGAAACCATGAAAGCAAATGTAAGGGGACAAGTGATATCCTACACTGctggtgaaaataaaaagaaatccaAAAGGGTTACAGAGTTGATCAACAGGATTAAAGTGGTGGACCAATTACATTCAGCATCACCCTCTGAGAACCTTTACAGTGAGAGAATTTCACTCCAGACAGAATTCGATTCTCTGACAAATGATAATGCTATAGATCTTTATTTAAAAGCACGTCATAATCTCTATGAATATGGGGAGCGTGCCAGCAAGCTCTTGAGTCATCAACTTAAACAGTCAGCAACAGCTGGTTTTATATCTGCGATAAAGGATGGGGAAGGCAATATAGTTACGGATCAAAGGGACATTAATGCTCAATTTAAGTCTTTTTACGAAAATTTGTATACCTCAGAAGCAGGTGATGGGGAGTTGGTAGAGAATTTCTTCAGTAAACTGGAAATGCCCTCCTTAGACGAATCAGACAAATCAGAATTGGAAAGGAATATAACTCTAATAGAAATTAATAGcgcaattaaaaaaatgaaacccGGAAAGGCACCAGGCCCTGATGGGTTTCCAAtagaattttttaaaacatttggtCCTAAATTAATACCATTATTAGGGAAGGTATTTGAAGAGGTCCTGGGTAAAAAGAGTCTTCCCCAGACTATGACACAGGCCTCCATCTCCatattagttaaaaaaaataaagatccGCTATTATGTGAGTCCTACCGTCCGGTCAGCCTATTATGTTGCGACTATAAAATTCTAACCAAGGTATTGGCTGGTCGACTTGAGAAAATTATGCCTAGATTGTTCCATTCGGACCAGACTGGTTTTATTGTAGGCAGACAACTTTCAAG is part of the Epinephelus moara isolate mb chromosome 22, YSFRI_EMoa_1.0, whole genome shotgun sequence genome and harbors:
- the LOC126383499 gene encoding uncharacterized protein LOC126383499, encoding MPKNRQGNKSESEANANVSASAADDANDDNQQTVLLAIESLKQDLMAKMEEKATAQSAELRSQIGQIQTELRCAVEQVDKRMEAAEGRVSELEAEVSGRSDSFASMEADVSVMKKELATLRDRCEDLEARLRRCNIRIMGVKEGREHGKHPSQFVTNLLKEALNLEKPPTIDRAHRTLRSKPTQDNLPPRVFVVKCHYFSEKESLLKKAMEMKSVTTADGDHIRILPDFIQTMSKQRAAFTEVRGLLRGCEGVRYGL